The following are encoded in a window of Fusarium verticillioides 7600 chromosome 6, whole genome shotgun sequence genomic DNA:
- a CDS encoding transcriptional activator SPT8: MNTLDDDRLSASSADSDNDNDNDNDNDNDRNDVDETMEDADDNGDQDQDAEGDDDDNNDDNNDDNNDDDDDDDDNADADADADGEGEESQPPATDSNDRTSTQIKSEPDDSQSQPRKSATPAPSLDKRWPQPSPEYISAASYDIVPTMAAPQSTSVNAMAITPDLRYWITGGSDGYIRKYDGPNTINGKLALTVAQRHPFVDSVTKAGILMSYWENEEPPPPGRGDQEHILSPVYSLAVQSQALWLLSGLESGGINLQSVRHDEGKRIHCLQQHTNAVSVLTMAQDEKSVLSGGWDKNIFDWDLNTGQTIRSFDGNAGQISALELRPASGAPIPEDDDEPPPPTTMTTNNAAPIANGNFTDALTNDGVDDMSAEFNANPSNGDGDGAASPAHDSLFGGSDAGSLFGETKEDQPFGNDDDEFAAVMPGHGHDSAMDHSADMAALDAGKDPEPEPEPVPEPGPVVEPPQPEPSQDTSDAMDVDLVPAPTQATEPSQDALPKSEPTSPSLLLTTHTPTNHDPTQTSNTTFLSAAMDGTLRIWDRRQQGPVARIGTRNGVPPWCMGACWSPSGNNIYAGRRNGTVEEYNIHKAKRNWEPHRTLKFPGGSGAVSAVRPMINGRHLVCASHDIMRLYDLRESSMKHSSVPFLIIPGPPRAGVISSLYIDPTSRYMLSAAGTRGWEGTSTEVLIGYEINATNG; this comes from the exons ATGAACACCCTAGACGATGATCGCCTGTCCGCCAGCTCAGCTGACTCggacaacgacaacgacaacgataATGACAACGATAACGACCGCAATGACGTCGACGAGACAATGGAGGACGCTGATGACAACGGGGATCAGGATCAAGATGCAGAAggcgatgacgacgataaCAACGACGATAACAACGACGATaacaacgacgacgacgatgacgacgatgacaacGCCGATGCAGACGCCGATGCAGAcggtgaaggtgaagagtCCCAGCCGCCTGCCACAGACTCAAACGATCGAACGAGCACCCAGATAAAATCTGAACCCGACGATTCGCAATCCCAACCCAGGAAGTCAGCTACACCCGCCCCGAGTCTCGACAAGCGGTGGCCCCAGCCGTCCCCCGAGTACATCAGCGCTGCGTCCTACGACATCGTGCCGACAATGGCGGCGCCGCAATCGACGAGTGTCAACGCCATGGCTATCACACCCGACTTGAGGTACTGGATCACAGGAGGTTCGGACGGGTATATTCGTAAATATGACGGGCCTAATaccatcaatggcaagctCGCCTTGACGGTTGCGCAGAGGCATCCGTTTGTGGATAGCGTTACCAAGGCTGGCATACTCATGTCGTACTGGGAGAACGAGGAGCCGCCGCCTCCGGGACGGGGAGACCAGGAACATATTCTCTCACCTGTTTACTCTCTTGCTGTGCAATCACAGGCTCTTTGGTTGCTATCTGGTCTGGAGTCTGGCGGCATTAATCTCCAGAGCGTTCGACATGACGAGGGCAAGAGAATCCACTGTCTGCAGCAGCACACAAACGCTGTATCTGTCTTGACAATGGCACAGGATGAAAAGAGCGTTCTCAGCGGTGGATGGGACAAGAACATCTTTGATTGGGATCTCAACACCGGCCAAACGATCAGAAGCTTCGATGGCAACGCAGGTCAAATCTCAGCTCTTGAACTCCGTCCTGCAAGCGGCGCTCCCATCCcagaagacgacgatgaaccaccgcctccaacaacaatgaCCACAAACAATGCAGCGCCTATAGCGAATGGGAACTTTACAGATGCGCTCACCAACGATGGAGTCGACGACATGTCCGCCGAGTTCAACGCCAACCCCAGCAACGGCGATGGTGACGGTGCAGCCTCACCCGCGCACGACAGTCTCTTTGGAGGAAGTGACGCGGGGAGTTTATTCGGCGAGACAAAGGAAGACCAACCCTTTGgcaacgacgacgatgaatTCGCTGCCGTGATGCCCGGCCATGGTCATGATAGCGCTATGGACCATTCAGCAGACATGGCCGCTCTCGACGCAGGAAAAGACCCAGAACCTGAGCCCGAACCTGTTCCGGAACCCGGGCCGGTCGTTGAACCGCCCCAGCCTGAACCATCGCAGGATACAAGCGATGCTATGGACGTCGATCTCGTGCCTGCTCCAACGCAAGCCACGGAACCATCTCAGGACGCACTCCCCAAGTCTGAGCCAACATCACCTTCTTTACTCCTCACAACACACACTCCCACGAATCATGACCCAACACAGACATCCAATACAACGTTCCTCTCCGCCGCGATGGACGGAACGTTAAGGATCTGGGATAGACGCCAACAAGGTCCCGTAGCGCGCATCGGCACAAGGAATGGTGTTCCCCCGTGGTGCATGGGCGCCTGCTGGAGTCCCTCGGGCAACAATATCTACGCGGGCCGTCGCAACGGGACGGTGGAGGAGTATAATAttcacaaggccaagaggaACTGGGAACCTCACAGGACGCTCAAGTTTCCCGGGGGCAGTGGAGCAGTCAGTGCCGTGAGACCCATGATAAACGGCCGTCATCTCGTCTG TGCCTCCCATGATATCATGCGTCTCTACGATCTTCGTGAATCGTCCATGAAACACTCTAGCGTCcctttcctcatcatccccGGCCCTCCCCGTGCAGGCGTCATCTCCAGTCTCTACATAGACCCAACAAGCCGCTACATGCTGAGCGCTGCAGGCACAAGAGGCTGGGAGGGTACGAGCACTGAAGTCCTCATCGGTTATGAGATTAATGCTACCAATGGATAG